A DNA window from Thiopseudomonas alkaliphila contains the following coding sequences:
- a CDS encoding sodium:solute symporter family transporter — MFQFSTTGALLLLLAFYGITFLLTLRIGKKEENVDGYMVSNGSVGFGMSAASMTATWIWAASFYAAASSGYKYGLSGAIHYGFWGALMILFIYPFGMRFRKLAPDAHTLAEIMHARHGTASQMVLAGSNIVGSVISLMVNFTAAGALVDILSPLSFTQGVMIAGFGVLSYTLWSGFRSSVFTDFGQLVAMIAAAVIIIPVLFFKLGGPSLFEAGMPNLTADQANFFSTTAILEQGAPFFVAVLAYAIGNQTIAQRLFAVREDLIKPSFITATIGYGAIVIGLGMLGLLALFAGVIPVDGDLNNLIPQMAATYLPPFMVALLFIMVIGSLSSTADSDLSALSAIVMTDIYGKQITKNRPCPKKMLWIGRMTMIIATTLGVVFASLKLDILSMLIFVGALWGSIVFPVIVSLYWNKVTNKAFTLSVAVSFLLFLIVRFNWLPITGATGVFFELMAAIGGGVVIGLMTFGFFGKTVGLICGVLAAAIFAPYSVNFLREYTVLLSSLTAYGASAVVCTLITLLSKAEPFDFATIDQRVIEFHQEQNNA; from the coding sequence ATGTTTCAATTTTCTACAACCGGCGCTTTGCTGTTGTTACTCGCCTTTTATGGCATAACTTTTTTACTCACGCTACGCATTGGTAAAAAAGAAGAAAATGTGGATGGCTACATGGTTTCCAATGGTTCCGTTGGTTTTGGTATGTCTGCCGCCAGTATGACCGCCACCTGGATCTGGGCCGCCTCGTTCTACGCTGCCGCTAGCTCAGGCTACAAATATGGCTTGTCGGGAGCTATTCATTACGGTTTCTGGGGTGCCCTAATGATTTTATTTATTTACCCGTTTGGCATGCGCTTTCGGAAATTAGCCCCTGATGCCCACACCTTGGCTGAAATTATGCACGCCCGCCACGGTACGGCCAGCCAAATGGTCCTCGCCGGCTCTAACATTGTCGGTAGCGTGATTAGCCTCATGGTGAACTTTACTGCTGCCGGTGCCTTAGTCGATATTCTTTCCCCCTTAAGCTTTACCCAAGGCGTTATGATTGCCGGCTTTGGCGTATTGTCTTATACCCTGTGGTCTGGCTTTAGATCCTCTGTTTTTACCGACTTTGGCCAACTAGTCGCGATGATTGCAGCAGCGGTAATTATTATTCCGGTGCTATTTTTTAAACTAGGTGGCCCCTCACTATTTGAGGCCGGTATGCCAAACCTCACCGCTGATCAAGCCAACTTCTTCTCTACCACCGCTATTTTAGAACAAGGCGCGCCATTTTTTGTCGCCGTTCTGGCCTATGCCATTGGTAACCAAACCATCGCACAGCGCCTATTTGCTGTGCGTGAAGACCTAATTAAACCCAGCTTTATTACTGCCACCATCGGCTATGGCGCAATTGTCATTGGGCTTGGAATGTTGGGGCTATTGGCCTTATTTGCTGGCGTAATTCCAGTAGATGGCGACCTCAACAACCTAATTCCACAAATGGCTGCAACCTATTTACCCCCCTTCATGGTGGCCCTGCTGTTTATCATGGTAATTGGCTCTCTGTCCTCCACTGCAGACTCTGACTTATCAGCATTATCAGCCATCGTCATGACCGACATTTATGGTAAGCAAATCACCAAAAATCGTCCGTGTCCGAAAAAAATGCTCTGGATTGGACGCATGACCATGATTATCGCCACCACCTTGGGTGTGGTGTTTGCTAGCTTAAAGCTAGATATTTTATCCATGCTCATTTTTGTTGGCGCCCTCTGGGGTTCTATCGTGTTCCCAGTGATTGTGAGCCTGTACTGGAACAAGGTCACTAACAAAGCGTTCACCCTATCGGTTGCGGTCTCTTTCTTACTCTTTTTGATCGTACGCTTTAACTGGCTACCGATTACCGGTGCCACGGGCGTGTTTTTTGAGTTAATGGCAGCGATTGGCGGTGGGGTAGTGATTGGCCTCATGACCTTTGGCTTTTTCGGCAAAACCGTTGGCCTGATTTGCGGTGTGCTCGCGGCGGCCATTTTTGCCCCTTACTCAGTTAACTTTTTGCGTGAATACACAGTGCTGCTCAGCTCCCTTACGGCCTATGGCGCCAGTGCCGTCGTCTGTACGCTAATCACCTTACTCAGCAAAGCCGAACCATTTGATTTTGCGACCATTGATCAAAGAGTCATTGAATTTCACCAAGAGCAAAACAACGCATAA
- a CDS encoding AraC family transcriptional regulator: MQKKYLSIPEISDLPSTVYFRYDEFGADTHAAPHQHSWGQLNYTARGVMQLEVEGQVYLSPPSYAVWVPPHHQHSCYNREAVIYRSVYIAASACEQLPLQPCAVAMSDILKAILNDFALRDVKQPMTLADQNLAQVLLDQLQLAPIEQAYLPYGSSPQVNQILHSLRLQPANNATLADWAEQVFVSERTLARTFLRELGMSFGEWRQRLRFLAALEGLEQGQSVKALAFDLGYSSSSAFISMFQRHAGCTPEAYRRQQN; encoded by the coding sequence ATGCAAAAAAAATACCTTAGCATCCCAGAAATCAGTGATTTACCCAGTACGGTATATTTTCGCTATGACGAGTTCGGTGCCGATACCCATGCCGCGCCTCATCAGCACAGTTGGGGACAGCTTAATTATACCGCGCGGGGCGTCATGCAACTGGAGGTGGAAGGCCAAGTGTATTTATCGCCGCCCAGTTATGCGGTCTGGGTGCCACCGCATCATCAGCACAGCTGTTATAACCGTGAGGCGGTAATTTATCGCTCGGTATATATTGCTGCCAGCGCCTGTGAGCAGCTGCCGCTTCAGCCCTGTGCGGTCGCAATGAGCGATATTTTAAAGGCAATTTTGAATGACTTTGCCCTGCGCGATGTGAAACAGCCAATGACTTTAGCTGATCAAAATTTAGCACAAGTGTTATTGGATCAACTGCAATTAGCGCCAATCGAACAGGCGTATTTACCCTATGGCAGCTCACCGCAGGTTAATCAGATTTTGCATAGCTTACGTTTGCAGCCAGCCAATAATGCCACCTTAGCTGACTGGGCTGAGCAAGTATTTGTCAGTGAGCGCACGCTGGCACGAACTTTTTTGCGTGAGCTGGGCATGAGTTTTGGTGAGTGGCGTCAACGTTTACGTTTTTTAGCCGCGTTAGAGGGTTTAGAGCAAGGGCAGAGCGTTAAAGCGTTAGCCTTTGACTTAGGCTATAGCAGCTCCTCAGCATTTATTAGTATGTTTCAGCGTCATGCAGGCTGTACTCCCGAGGCTTATCGGCGCCAACAAAACTAA
- a CDS encoding DMT family transporter has translation MYYAFPLLAVLFWAGNTVVNKLTVGAINPAEIGFYRWLFAAVLLTPFLLRPALRSWSTAKPYMGKIFILGFLGMAVYQSLAYFAAPKTSATNMGIILSLMPMMSLTLAILALGQKLTMGALVGSIVSFLGVLLVISEGDLLSLLSHGINMGDAMMLIATLSYAIYSTLLKKWQIPLSAMTMLYLQVLVAVIILFPLFLWSPKVGLTSANVPLILYACVFASIAAPLAWMTGIKHLGPSSTAGFFNLGPIITAVIAWLMLSEQLATYHFIGGGMTIFGVILSERWTRPWRQHSA, from the coding sequence ATGTATTACGCATTTCCCTTGCTGGCGGTCTTGTTCTGGGCTGGTAACACCGTAGTCAACAAACTCACCGTAGGTGCAATTAATCCCGCGGAAATCGGATTTTATCGCTGGTTATTTGCTGCCGTGTTGCTCACCCCTTTTTTACTGCGCCCCGCGCTACGCAGCTGGTCCACAGCCAAACCGTATATGGGCAAAATTTTTATTTTAGGATTTCTGGGAATGGCGGTTTATCAAAGCTTAGCCTATTTTGCCGCACCTAAAACCTCGGCGACTAATATGGGAATTATCCTCTCGTTAATGCCCATGATGTCCTTAACCTTAGCCATTTTGGCACTTGGTCAAAAACTCACGATGGGGGCATTAGTTGGCTCAATTGTGTCGTTTCTTGGGGTCTTACTCGTTATCTCTGAAGGCGACTTACTCTCCCTGCTAAGCCACGGTATCAACATGGGCGATGCCATGATGTTAATCGCTACTTTATCCTATGCGATCTACAGCACCTTGCTAAAAAAATGGCAAATTCCCCTGTCAGCCATGACCATGCTTTACCTACAGGTGTTAGTGGCGGTGATTATCTTATTCCCGCTGTTTTTATGGTCGCCTAAGGTAGGATTAACTAGCGCTAACGTGCCGCTGATTTTATACGCCTGCGTATTTGCCTCAATCGCCGCGCCCTTGGCATGGATGACTGGGATTAAACATTTAGGCCCAAGCAGCACCGCCGGTTTTTTTAATTTAGGCCCAATTATTACGGCGGTGATTGCTTGGTTGATGTTATCTGAGCAGCTGGCTACATATCACTTTATTGGCGGCGGTATGACCATTTTCGGCGTCATTTTATCTGAACGCTGGACCCGCCCTTGGCGCCAGCACAGTGCTTAA